TATTTTGTGCCCAAGGATACTTTGACTGATTTTGCTTGGCTGCGTGGTCAAACACATTGGCACAGCCAAAAATATTTTTACCGGTTTTGGGATTGATGAAATCATCAAGCACAACAAGAAGCTTACCATTGTTTTCAGGTTCAGGAATCATCTTCCACACTCTGTGCCAAAGCCTGCGCCAAGGAATCTTGGTTGAGGCCATGAAGGTATAATAACGCTTCTTCTTGACATCAAATCCAAACAAGACCGTAATCGCTCGGAGAAGGTTTGACGTCCTCGAAGATGTAAAAGGCAGAATGACAGCAAGCATTGTGTAGACAAACCACGGCCCCCGCTCTGCGCCTTTTTGCGAATGTGAAAATTCTTCTTTGAGTTCATTGAACAATGAGTGTAATGTGTGCATGCGAGGCTCCTTTTTTGGTTTCTTGTTTTTATACAACTACAATATACCATAATCGAGCCTCGTTTTCATTAATAACTTACTGTTTTCATTACATATTATAGGTTGGCCTGCAAAAAATCGTTAAAATTTTATCTAATGATTTCAACTACTTACAACGGACAAAAATTTTTTATCATTCAAGGCACCCGGGAAGTTGGTTCCTCTCAAAACTTCAATCAATTTTGTGCTTCCCGACATTTTAACTGCCGAAAAAATGGGAAACTTCAGTTTTTTAATGTCAAATGGGTTTTAATACGTGCCTGAACTTCGCTAATTTCAAATGGTTTTGTGATGAAATCGACAGCACCTTCCCGAAAAGCCCTACTGATATCAGTGGTTTGGCTTAATCCTGTTATGAATATGATTGGAATTTCTGCTGTTGCCGGCGACTCTTTGAGTTTTTTGCAGACCTCAAAGCCGTCCATCCCAGGCATATTGACATCGAGTAAGATTAGATCGGGATGGGAAGCGCTTATAGTCTTTAAAGCAGTAAAACCATCTTCAGCCAGGGCGGTCTCATATTCATCCAAGGCCCCTTTTAGAAGCGTGCGCCCAACAAGATCGTCATCGACTATCAGGATGGAATTTGTCACTGCCGGGGGATCCACAAAGTGTCGGGATTGATTGGTGTGTACATCGTATCTGTAATGTTCTTGGGTATTTGGAATTAAAGTTATAGTGCCAGTTCCTGATTTTTTTTAATGACCTGCAGACCAGTTTATAATGCTACAAGGTAGCATGTCAAGCACTGTTACATCGGAATGATTTGCCAGGTTACCTATACCTTTTCTATCCCACTCCCAACGCTTTAAAGACAGCATCAACCGGATCGGCGTAGAAGCTGGTCTGGAACTTGGCGAACAGCTCCCCCGGAATACTTGGGATGTCGCTCACGCTGCTCATGGGGATGAGGATCCGCTTGGCGCCTGAGTCAAAAGCGACCTGCAGGGTTGCGGCCAGGTTTTCAACGGGAACCACGCTGCCGCCCAGGCTCATATCGCCAAGAACAACAATCTGGCTTTGAACAGGTTTACCTAAGAGGCCGGAGCATAACGCCACAAAGCTCGGCAGAGTTATGACTTCCGCCGGGCCGGAGTTGTGCAGTTCGACAATGTGGAGATGGAAATCATGGCTTCCAGCCTTTGTGGATGCGCTCACCCTGCCCATATTGGCTTTAAAGTAATCGTAGGCGATTTTGATTTTTTCCTTGGTCCTCGCGCTTGTGCCGACCCCGGAAATTGAGAGCTTGCCATTCCCCGGGGTAACTTGTATCTCCAAACGGTACAACCCGAGTAAACCACTTGCCCCCAGGGCGACCGTGTGCAGCGTTCCAGGGTTTTGCGGGCCGTCAGGTATCAGCTTATCACCGCCCTGCTCCTTAACGCTGACAAATTTTTCTTCCATCGTTTCATTGTCGATGTAGGAAAAGTGGACATCATAGAACTCCATGCCGCCGATTTTTTTTAATTGCTCCTTGACCCTGCGCCGGGTTTGCAGCGCATATTTCAGACATTTTTCGACAGCGGTCTTGTCATAATCCCCGTGAGGGTAGAGCAGCTTCAGCAACCCGGAAACCGTCCTTCTCACCCCGATCACATCCCGCTGGTTCAGGTTGTTGCCGAGCTTAAACCAGGTATCGATGGCATCGGAGAAATTCCTCTTCCGCATCTCACGCAGGAACTCGGCAAGATAGTCCACGATAAAACCGTACTGGTTGGTCAGGAACTCCGGGCGCATCTTCGGAATTTCCCAGCCGGGAAGGTAGACATGCATCCGGTCAAAGAAGGCGG
This is a stretch of genomic DNA from Desulfobulbaceae bacterium. It encodes these proteins:
- a CDS encoding response regulator; this encodes MTNSILIVDDDLVGRTLLKGALDEYETALAEDGFTALKTISASHPDLILLDVNMPGMDGFEVCKKLKESPATAEIPIIFITGLSQTTDISRAFREGAVDFITKPFEISEVQARIKTHLTLKN
- a CDS encoding ATP-dependent Lon protease; amino-acid sequence: AFFDRMHVYLPGWEIPKMRPEFLTNQYGFIVDYLAEFLREMRKRNFSDAIDTWFKLGNNLNQRDVIGVRRTVSGLLKLLYPHGDYDKTAVEKCLKYALQTRRRVKEQLKKIGGMEFYDVHFSYIDNETMEEKFVSVKEQGGDKLIPDGPQNPGTLHTVALGASGLLGLYRLEIQVTPGNGKLSISGVGTSARTKEKIKIAYDYFKANMGRVSASTKAGSHDFHLHIVELHNSGPAEVITLPSFVALCSGLLGKPVQSQIVVLGDMSLGGSVVPVENLAATLQVAFDSGAKRILIPMSSVSDIPSIPGELFAKFQTSFYADPVDAVFKALGVG